DNA from Alphaproteobacteria bacterium:
TTATTTCCGGCGCAAAAAATTGATGGCGAGGAATATTGGGACGGGGGGTATCGTAGCAACCCACCCGTAAGGCCATTGGTAGAAGGGTGCGAATCTTCTGACTTAGTGGTGGTGCATCTTAATCCATTCCAGCGCAAGCATACGCCCATAATGCCTATGGATATTATTGGGCGGGAAAATGAACTTCAGTTCAATGCCAGCTTGCAGAAGGACTATGGTCATATCATGGCCGATAAGCAAGCATATCATGATGGAGATCGCAGTGCGCCGCCCAGCCCAACCGCTCAAGTGCGCCTGCATTCGGTGAATGATGACGATATGCTGGATAACTTGCGGCCAGCCAATAAGTCGAAAGTAGATTGGAAGTATATTCAAAAATTGCGCGATATGGGGCGAGCACAGGCTGAACAGTGGATTGAAGAAGTTTTGCCAAAACTGGGCAAAGAATCCAGCTTTGACCCAAGTGGTATTATTGGCGACGAAGTAAAGTTAACTCCGCATTTGTTATCTAAAATGGACAGGGAATTACCGACGTTTGCACAAACTGCCCGGTCTGGTACGGCATTGTCAAGCGGCACGATTGCCGCCGCCCCACAACCTGAAGCGCGGGTATTGTTACATGCGAATGACCCCAAACATATTGACCACGAAACAAAAACAGTGGGGCAAACTGTGGTGGCGCTGGAATGCGAAACCCATGATGGGCAGAGCCAATATCGCATACCAAGCATTCCGGTAGATGCCGATGCACAGGAGCAGCCAACCGATGCCGCCGAGCGACTGATGGCAACATTAAATATTTCTGCCAAGCGTGTAAAGGGTACAGAAGCCATGAGTAGTGGCATTGCATATAATAATGGGCATGCCGCCGGTTCGTATCATACTCAGCATGCCGATGTTTCTGTAGCGGCGCTTAAAAAGCTTGCGGATGGTTATACAACGCCTGAGAATCCGGATGTTACCCTTGAGATAATGTCGCTAAGCGAGGCAAAAGCCCTGCCGAAATCCAGCTTCCCCCAATTCCGTGCGCATGAAGCGATTGAAGAACTCTCCGAAGAGCTTGGTACCAAAAAACGCCAGAGGCAAATGGTATAATATAGTTTGTTTGGCAATTAGTCGGCGCAGCGTAGCACATACACAATATAACCAACGTAATAGCCGTTATAGTTAATGGCTTTGGGTTATTCTACCTATATATAAGGCATATGCGTGCGCGCGCGCGAGGGGCAAGTTTTCATGTAATAACAGTGGAAGAACAGTTGTTGCGCCCGCCTGATAATACACCGAGGAAACAGGGGAGATGATAGGCTGTAGGTCTATTTGCAGGAATGATGCTTATATGCTGGCTGCTCTGATTTATAAATCAAAGAAAATCAGTTCCACTACATGTCTAAAGTAGGTGAAAATAGATGTTGTTGCGCTAGTTTCTCGCTCTACCAGTGGCGGCTTTGTAAACAGCACTTTTATCGCGCTTACCTACGGCCACTACTTGCACCACCACCCGATCATCAAACACTTGATAAACGAGCCTGTAGCCAATTGAGCGTAGCTTGATTTTGTAGCAATCCTTGAGAGTGCTTAATTTGTCTTTGGGGGCTTTAGGGTTTGTCAGGCGCTGTGCCAGTTTCTTCTTGAATTGCTCCCTTACGGCCTTTGGCAGTTTATGCCACTCTTTAAGCGCCTGTTCCAGAAACTCTAGCTCATAGGTCATCGAGTTTCACCGCAACCGCTTTTTGGCCAGCGCGTTTGCGTACCAATTCGGCAAGCTCAATATCTTCCATAGCTTCGAGCAAATGGGCATAGACATCTGCAGGCACACAATAGAAAGCAGGCTTGTTGCGGTTGAGAATTGCAATGGCTTCACCGCCTGCGCTTTCAAGCGTACGCATAGGGTCACTGCGAAACTCAGTGATGCTGGCGGTTATAGACGATAAAATTTGCTGTGCCATGTTGGTTCTCCTAATGTAACTTAATCCAGTATAACCTATCTAAACGTACTTTTAAACTACTTTTAAGTGTACGGGAAGTGGTGGGCTGTACAACACGGGGGAAGTCCATGCTAAGCAGCCCTAGAGAAAGTGGGGGTGTTAAGTCGCTATGAAGCTGCTTCTAATTTCTGTTCATCACACAAGCCAGCCATGATTTGGGCAAAGAACTCATC
Protein-coding regions in this window:
- a CDS encoding type II toxin-antitoxin system RelE/ParE family toxin, translating into MTYELEFLEQALKEWHKLPKAVREQFKKKLAQRLTNPKAPKDKLSTLKDCYKIKLRSIGYRLVYQVFDDRVVVQVVAVGKRDKSAVYKAATGRARN
- a CDS encoding type II toxin-antitoxin system Phd/YefM family antitoxin: MAQQILSSITASITEFRSDPMRTLESAGGEAIAILNRNKPAFYCVPADVYAHLLEAMEDIELAELVRKRAGQKAVAVKLDDL
- a CDS encoding patatin-like phospholipase family protein, yielding MAEEKQIPIMLALQGGGSHGAITWGVLDRLLEEDSIKIEGVSGASAGAMNAVVMASGLANGGREAAKENLASFWEAASEAGGGKIPSLPGMLGKLVDMFGEAPRDAMGRYIAQFQKNPLGLNPLKGILEDHVDFESLRDTSEGSPKLFVSAMNPNKAETRTFTNEDISANAVMASATLPQLFPAQKIDGEEYWDGGYRSNPPVRPLVEGCESSDLVVVHLNPFQRKHTPIMPMDIIGRENELQFNASLQKDYGHIMADKQAYHDGDRSAPPSPTAQVRLHSVNDDDMLDNLRPANKSKVDWKYIQKLRDMGRAQAEQWIEEVLPKLGKESSFDPSGIIGDEVKLTPHLLSKMDRELPTFAQTARSGTALSSGTIAAAPQPEARVLLHANDPKHIDHETKTVGQTVVALECETHDGQSQYRIPSIPVDADAQEQPTDAAERLMATLNISAKRVKGTEAMSSGIAYNNGHAAGSYHTQHADVSVAALKKLADGYTTPENPDVTLEIMSLSEAKALPKSSFPQFRAHEAIEELSEELGTKKRQRQMV